From Streptomyces sp. 6-11-2, one genomic window encodes:
- a CDS encoding spherulation-specific family 4 protein, with protein sequence MSLLVPLYVHPAEDPGAWHRLIRSAARTYAVVLNPAGGPGAGPDPAFTAVAEALRAAGARLLGYVDTDYGTRDAAEVADEVRRHREWYAADGCFLDRVTAAPDGLPACRKLVRSARRLGAGTVVLNPGVHPAPGYARIADLTVTFEGHWSTYVSAFSRPSWAARQPAERFCHLVYGVPEALVPLAVLTACARGAAVCGPVAGEQPNPWAGLTPALTGTER encoded by the coding sequence GTGAGCCTGCTGGTTCCGCTGTACGTGCACCCGGCCGAGGATCCGGGTGCCTGGCACCGGCTGATCAGGTCGGCGGCCCGCACGTACGCGGTCGTGCTGAATCCGGCCGGCGGGCCGGGCGCGGGCCCCGACCCGGCGTTCACGGCGGTGGCCGAGGCGCTGCGGGCGGCCGGTGCCCGGCTGCTCGGCTACGTGGACACCGACTACGGAACGCGCGACGCGGCCGAGGTCGCCGACGAGGTGCGCAGGCACCGCGAGTGGTACGCGGCCGACGGCTGCTTCCTGGACCGCGTGACGGCGGCGCCGGACGGGCTGCCGGCCTGCCGGAAGCTGGTCCGGTCGGCCCGCCGGCTCGGCGCCGGGACGGTGGTGCTGAACCCGGGCGTCCATCCGGCGCCCGGCTATGCCCGCATCGCCGATCTGACGGTCACCTTCGAGGGTCACTGGTCGACGTACGTGTCGGCCTTCAGCCGCCCGTCCTGGGCGGCCCGGCAGCCGGCCGAGCGGTTCTGCCACCTCGTCTACGGGGTGCCCGAGGCGCTCGTGCCGCTCGCGGTGCTGACCGCGTGCGCCCGCGGTGCGGCGGTGTGCGGGCCGGTGGCGGGAGAACAGCCCAACCCCTGGGCCGGGTTGACCCCGGCACTGACCGGGACGGAGCGATGA
- a CDS encoding endo alpha-1,4 polygalactosaminidase, translating into MRIRTLTCAAALTALAASLLTGCSGADRDEGGAPRPGPTRTAPGSPGHPPNPEATRSPTTATTEPERTRPPTTAGATPGTPRKVLWRPRPGLAWQWQLNGRADPSVDVPVYDIDGFENSAADVARLHRAGRKVICYVNVGAWEDFRPDKDAFPRSVLGATNGWDGERWLDIRRLSVLRPIMERRFDMCRDKGFDAVEPDLLEAYSNRTGFPLTARDQLRYNRMIAEVAHERGLSVGLKNDLPQIPQLVGDFDFAVNEECAQYRECERLTPFVKAGKAVFHVEYAVPADGFCPLSRRLGLSSMRKKLELGVWREPC; encoded by the coding sequence ATGAGGATCAGGACACTGACGTGCGCGGCGGCGCTGACCGCGCTGGCCGCCTCCCTGCTGACGGGGTGCTCGGGCGCCGACCGGGACGAGGGCGGAGCCCCACGGCCCGGTCCGACCAGAACGGCACCGGGCAGCCCTGGCCATCCGCCGAACCCGGAGGCGACGCGCTCTCCCACGACAGCCACCACGGAGCCGGAGAGAACGCGCCCTCCCACGACGGCCGGGGCGACCCCCGGCACGCCTCGAAAGGTCCTGTGGCGGCCGCGCCCCGGACTGGCCTGGCAGTGGCAGCTCAACGGCAGGGCCGATCCCTCGGTCGACGTGCCCGTCTACGACATCGACGGCTTCGAGAACTCCGCGGCGGACGTGGCCCGTCTGCACCGGGCCGGCCGCAAGGTGATCTGCTACGTCAACGTCGGCGCCTGGGAGGATTTCCGGCCCGACAAGGACGCCTTCCCGCGCTCGGTGCTCGGCGCGACCAACGGGTGGGACGGCGAGCGCTGGCTCGACATCCGCCGCCTCTCCGTCCTGCGCCCGATCATGGAGCGGCGGTTCGACATGTGCCGGGACAAGGGCTTCGACGCGGTGGAACCCGACCTGCTGGAGGCTTACTCCAACCGGACCGGCTTCCCGCTCACCGCGCGCGACCAGCTCCGCTACAACCGCATGATCGCCGAAGTCGCCCACGAGCGCGGCCTGTCGGTGGGTCTCAAGAACGACCTCCCGCAGATTCCGCAGCTCGTGGGCGACTTCGACTTCGCCGTCAACGAGGAGTGCGCGCAGTACCGGGAATGCGAGCGGCTCACCCCGTTCGTGAAGGCCGGCAAGGCCGTCTTCCATGTGGAGTACGCGGTGCCCGCCGACGGCTTCTGTCCGCTCTCGCGCAGGCTGGGCCTGTCGTCCATGCGGAAGAAGCTGGAGCTGGGGGTGTGGCGCGAGCCCTGCTGA